The nucleotide window ATGAATGTGTAAAGAGTTGCTATACAAACAATGAACTGTTTGGTTAAATTTACCGGTGAAGCCATTTGggcctttaattttctttgtgggaaggttttaaaTACCAATTTAATTCCCTTAATAGCTGcatgtttgtctgtttgtttgttttgttgttgtctcTTATTGAGTATCTTTGGTAGTTTGTCTTTCAAGGAATCTGTCCATTTCCTCTAAACTGTCAAATTCACTGCATAAAGTTGTTCATCTTATTATTCTTTGACATTTGAATCTGTAGTGACATCATCTCTCATTCTTGATATtgataatttatgttttctttttgtcctgatcagtctggctagagatttatcaattttatcagtcttttcaaagaattagctttttatttcattgattttctgccgtttttctgttttcactttcactgatttctactctgatcttcagtattttctttcttctgcttgcttttagtataatttattttttaagtttcttaaaatagaaactaaGGCCACTGATTTGAGCTCTTATTTTAGAATACAGGTATTTAGATGCTGTGAATCTCCCTCTAAGAACTGCGGTGGCTGCATCCCactattaatgttttctttcaattCAAAATACTTCCTAATTTCCCTGTAGGTTTTTATTTGACCCATGGGCTACTCAGTAGTATGCTCTTCAGTTTCCAGGTATTTGTGGATTTTCTAGATATCTTAGTGTTACTGATAACTGATTTGATTCTGTTGTGACTAGAAAACACACTTTCTATGATTTGCctttttagcatttattgagacttgttttattgCCTATTTTGAAAACGTGGCTGGGATTTGAGTCCAAATGCTCTGGGTCCAGAATCTATGCTCTCACCTACTCTATGGTAgctgctttgtttctttaaacagACTTTTGACTAGTCCTTTTGTTTTCAGCTTCAAGATCACACACTTCCCGAACCACTGCTAGAGGCAGCTGGCTCCACCCACTCTGGAGCTTTTAAAGGTTTGCCACCTGGTTCAGCTTCTTAGCTTTGTCACTGTCTGCTTGGGATCCACCTCTCTTGGTCTGCCAAGTCAGCTTCCTGCCACTTGTCCGTGCAGTTTTCAGCTTCCAAAACATAGTGTTCATTCTCTTTGTCCTTGAGggctttccttatttttattgtggtaaaatatacgtaaGATAAATTTACCATTACAACCATTTTTCATTGTacagttcaatggcattaagtGCGTTTACTGTCGTGCAACTATCAccaccctccatctccagaactttttcatcaggCTAATGGAAATACCATAGCCATTAAACAACTCTCCACCTGTCcctcccctagcccctggcacccaccattctttctgtttctatgaatacGAATATTCTAGGGACCTCTTAAGagtggactcatacagtattttttgAATTGAGTATAATGTTCTCCAGTGTCATCCATGTTGTACCTGTGTCAGAATTCCCTGCATCTttttaggctgaataatattccattgtatggatggaccacatcttatttatctattcatccactgatgaacactgcggctgcttccacctcttggctgttgtgaataaacCGCCATGAATCTGAATGTACAAGTATCTATCTGTTCaggtctctgctttcagttctttccGGTATATACACAGAAGTACAATTGATGGatcttatggtaattctatttttaattttttgaggaactgccaaactgttttccacagcggctgcaccgtTTCACATTCCcttcgttttattttttccctctcctttaaaaaattcctccCCTGTTCATTTAGCAGGACTTCAAGGTAGCGTCCAAGTAAATGTATGTGTTCCATCCGACACCTTTACGTGGAAACCCCGAGTCTTACTGAACACATGAACGGTGAAGGAAACTCCTTAGGGTCTGCACCCCTCCACAGTGCTGCTGCATGGAGCATGCGGGACAGCTGCAGTCTGACGTCTGCTGAAAGCCTGCGAGGGAAGTCCTAAGGACACAAGCTGTGAGAGCACCCTTCTGGTGGCTGGCACAAAGGTGTGGCCATGTATGAGACAAGGCTAAGCTGGGGTTCACTGCACTGGCGCCGTGGTCCCTTGCAATGGTGACTACACGGCAGATATCACACATGTGCTGGCAGATGAAATCAAAGATCTCTGAGGCTCAGGCAGGCAGCATGGTTCAGGCTGCAGCGCCACTCGGGAGCTAGGCTCAGCTCTGCCCTTGCCAGTGACCCTGACACAGGCTGCAGTTTCCTCTCTCCAAGCACAGGCTCCTCCCTTGTGGGCTGATGGGACCTGCCTTCCTGACTACCAGCCAGCACGCCTGTTTCCTGATGTGCGCAAGGCCTCTCCTCTGGCTCAGCACTGAGGAGGGCCTACAGCAGATGCCTACACAGGAATGGTCCTGGGGTTGGTTTCTGGCTGGAAGGGAGCCCTGTATCATATATGTGAGATCAGATCCCACAGCCTAGAAGCAGGCTCCTGTTGGTGGGACCACACAGACCCAATCTCCCTCTGCGGGCTGAGAACATGTGGTGCTCTGAGACCACCTGGGCCTCCCTCAGGGTGGGCAGATGTTCAAAGCCACATATGTCCAGGCTGACCACCAATTCCCTCATATACTCCAGCCCTATCCCCACGGTGCAGACCCTAGGACAAAGGCCCACAAACCTCTGTGCCATGAGGAGTGTCCTGCTGGGCCCACCACAGGGCCTGGAGCTCAAGCTCCCCACTCCCCATAGGAGCCCCACCTGGCGGGCAGGAATGGCCCCAGGAGCCTCTGGCCTCTGTCCATTCATTGCTCACTCACCTTTCTCCTTAGCGAGTGCTCCCTGAGGTCCCAAGGGCTATGTGCTAAGCAGTGGACACACACTTTAAGGCCTCTGAGGAACAGGCTGAAGCGAACCATGAAGCTAACAGGGGCCCACCTTGTCCTGGAAAGGCCTGAGAAGAGTGAGGCAGGTGAGGCAGACCCAGGTTGCCCATCAAGCTGCATGTTTTCCATGCTGGGGAAACACCTGGGGAGACCCATCTGCTGTGTTCAGTGACCCTGCTTCAAAAACCACATGCctcagttaggggcgcctggttggctcagctggttgagcatccgactcttggttttggctcaggtcatgatctcatgggttgtgagatcgagtcccacgttgggctccgtgctctgcggagagtctgcttgaggattctggccctctgcccctcccccaaccaggtaccttctctctctctctctcaaaataaataaatcttaaaaaccaaccaaccccCAAAACCACATGCCTCAGTGGAAATCTCACGGCTTCTGAGATCTGTCACCGAACGGCTGATGTGCTGGATGGTGCCTGTGCTTGACACACTTTCCGGAAGCTCCCCCGCTGCCCTGGCAGCTGCAGCCCCCATCACTGTGTGCACACACCCTGGCCCCACACACCTGGGCTGGGGCAATGCCCTGGCCAGATCAAGGTAGACAGTCATTCCCAGAGAGGAGCCTGGAGAGCGTCTGAGTGTATATATTTGCACACCTGTGTGTCAGAATGCTGGTTCCATGGCCAAGCCCTGTGGACACCCATGACTGTCCGGGTAGTGCACAGCCTGCGGCAGATGCAGGTGTTGCCTATGGCCCTGTCCCCACGCTCTCCCTGCGTGGCACAGGACTTGTGCCAGTTGCACAGGCACCGTCTGCTTAGCTGGGCCATGGCCCTGAGTCCTCCCCAAAGCAGGCCAGGTTTGGGACCACACGAACCTGATGCATGGCTTTCAGGAGCCCTCGGCAAAGTCTGGCCCCACACTTGGCCCAGGGCAGCCATCAGCAGGTGGCTACCCATGCTGCTCCAACCTCTGACTTCTTGGGGTGGCTCAGGGCCAGGTCAGCAGCTTGCAGTGCCCCGATGGCCTGCTGCTCTGGTGCTGGCTGATGCATGCCTGGGTCACCACgctcctccctgctctcaggaGCCCTGCTCCAGGACCCCCCAGTCTCTTCCCCACCCACAAAAGATGGCCTGAGCCTGACTGGGATGACGACCTCTCCTGGCCACGGTATGTCTGACAGCAAACACAGTAAGTACACAGGCACAGTAAGTACCTTCACTAGGCAGAATGACCAGGTATGGAGGCCTCAGCAGAGTGGATGCCAGCTGGCTGAGACATGGAGGCCAGTCCTCATCtatccccctcctctctgacctGTTGGCCTGTGGCTGGGGACCCTGTTCCAAGATTGCCTGTCATTCTTCTCAGAGCTTCAGTGGCAAGGAGGGGCTCCCTGAGGACCCCACGTCCCAGTGGAAACCTGGGACATGGCCCTCAGAGGACATATGTGTCTGCTTGGTGGTACTGTGCCTTCCTCCACACACCTGCTGCCCGTGCAGACTGGGAAGCTCTTGCCACAGCCCTTCCCTGAGCTGGTAGCAAAGCCCAGGGTGCCAAGGGGTCTCGCGCACCAGGCCTTACCTTTGGTGTCGTTGACGGGGTCCATGTGCCGGTAGATGTAACCCTCCAGGTAGGAGTGGAACTTGGGTGTGGGTGGGAAGAAGGCCAAGCAGATGGCCATGAGCTCCCAGCCGCGGGCCAGGCTCTCGAGGCGGAAGTTCTCAGTGGTCTGCCGGCACAGCTGGATATAGAGCTCGTCCCGCAGGCCCTGCACGCTCCAGCCCTTGGTGGCTATCTCCAGGGCCACATGTAGTGGGTCAGCCTTGGCACGCCGGTCACCCATGTACATCTGGATCAGTTTGAAGATCTCACAAGCCTCCTTCTTCACATGGCGGTCACTGGTCACAATCATGGGCTTCTTGATGGACTCACTGCTCCAGGCCAGCATGTTGGCGATGGACACCTTCCGCCGGAAGAGCCCCTGTGTGTGCGTGTTGAAGTGCTTGGAGGCCCAGTTCTCGATGTCGGTCTCTGAGGACGGCTTGCGCAGGGTGAAGGTGGGAAACACACAGCTAGCGCTGGGCATGACGCTGCGGGCCTGCCGGCTACTCTCAAACTGGGCACAGGAGCCGAGGTCCTCAGactgggaaggacagaggggccATGAAGGGGTGTGGGCTCCACCTGACCCAGCCAGGAGAGAGGTGTGGCCTCCCCTGCTGGTTGTGAGGCTGCTGGGGGAGCTTTGTGCCTCATTACGCTCTACCTACCTCATAAACACATGCTAGGTCCTCGCCCAAGGCTGGGGAGAAGAACCCACAGAGGCCCTTCTTCCAACCTTTACCCTGAGGGCTAAAGGAAGCGCCCTCTGTATTCTTGCACCTTAGGGTCGGTAGTGGTGGTGGGGGATCATCCAGTGCAGGTCTGGGGGCGGGAGGAAGCCACACGTATGTTTCCTTGGCTTTCTGGGCTGACCAGCCCCAGGTGGGAAGATGCTAGGGGATGCTGCCCTCTCCAGGTAGGGTGCCGGGACCCCATGCATGGCGGAAGGGCACTGCCTCCTGCTAGCCCTGTCTGGCTTCTGCTAGTTCTCTGAGCTCTGAGGGTGAGAAACAGATGAAAAGGGCAGCAAAGTTCCCTGAGATGCAAAGCTCCACAGAGAAACGAAGACGTCTCTCCTGGTCCAATACAGTGCCTGCCCCTCCCCGTCACAGAGCCTTACCCTTCCGACAAAGATCCCCACATGGGACTATGGGCACAGTGAGGCTGGGCAGTGGCAGGGCCAGCCTGCAAGGGGGCTAGGATGCTTCCCACAATGCTGGGAAGGGGAGGTTTGTcccaagccccctccccacctccctaaTGTCCTCAGCACAACCGTACAAGGCATCACTGGGGTAACAGCTTGGCTTGGACAGAAACGCTGCTCTGAGCTCTCCAGCCTGGAGGGGCACTAAAACACCCCTGCTCAGGGACACTGGCCTCCCAAGGTTACCGGGCCCTTGGGCAGGTCTTCCCTGGTGGAGCTgtgggagcccaacacggggagGCCCTCTGGCCATTCATTGCCAACTCTTAGCAGGTGCCAGGGCAGACCCTCAGCCCTGGCTTCATGCAGACTGGTGTGAAAGGTCAGGGGGTCAGGAGGTGAGAACTAGGACACTGGCCCACACAAAGCTCCAGCACATGACCCAGACAGAAGATGCACATGGGTTCAGAGAGCCTGACTGATGCCCGTGCCTGGCGCTGACCAGAGAGGACAAGGCTTCTGCTTTGGCTCCAACTGCAGCATGAGGTCCTGGCCCCAGGACCCTCTCCTTGCTGAAGAGCAGCACCTGTCAGAGcacctgccactccacctgcatAGCTCCTCACATGAGAGCCCGTTCACAGATGGGAGAACAGAGGCTCAGGGGCTCAGTGGTTGGGTGACTGCCCACCTGTTCCCCCCGACTTCCCTGCATCCATGGCCTGGATAGAGTCAGTGTGCGGCCTCTGACCAACCAGGTGACCTGCCAGCAGCTGTCCAGGCCTCACCAGGAGCTGAGTGCTGTGCCATGCCTGGGGACCACCAcctgccccacctctgcccagGGACCCTGGCAGCGCCTCCCTACCTGTGAGGGGTGAAGGTAGGGCTCTGGCGAGGCCAGGTTGGTCTGCACGGAGACGCTTTTCTCGAGCAGGATTTGGGGGAAAGCAAGCCTCTCCAAGGCGCCCCTCTGCCAATGCTTGCTCTCCTGCTGGGCCAGCGCCTCGTCTTCACTGAAGGCCCGTACCACCGGCCCAGGCATGGGCAGCGGCACAGCCCCATCGCTCTCGTAGCCCGAGCCGTCCTGCTGCGAGTCCCAGCTGCCTCTCTGCTTCATGTGAAAGTGGGCCTGCTGCGCCTCCCAGGCCAGCCGTGCCTGCGCCAGGAAAGGCTCGGCCTCGCCCGTCTTGCCCTCTGCACGCTTCACCGGGGCCAGGCTGGGCCCACACGGAGGCCGCTCCTCGGCCAGGGGCTGCTCACCGAGGAGGTCACGGTCCCCGGGGCCTTCAGTGGACGAGGTACTGGGGGCATGGCACAGGGAAGGGttcctgctcttcctcttgcGTGTGCCGGGGGAGTAGCCCGTTGAGGACATGGTGTCCTGTTGGCTGGACCAGGACATGGTGTCATCTTGGGCCTGGGGCAGCTGCACGGGTGGCTGGGTATGCCGTAACTCTGGCCCCTCCATGCTGCTGTAGTCCCCGGAGGAGACCCCCAGGCGCTGATCCCGCagcaggcaggggctgggctgcagggggagTGAGCCACCTCCAGGATTGGGTGCATACTTGTGCCTCGGGCCCGCACGCAGCTTGGGACTGGAGCCGGCCTGCTCCACGTACACCAGCTGCCGCACGTACTCCTTGCCTGCAGGGCTGTACTCCAGGCTCAGGAAGCGCTCGGGGCACTTCTGCCTGGTCAGCACCAGCTGCTGGTAGGGCGAGGCAGAGCCCTGCTTGGGAGACTGTGGGAAGGGTGGTGGCTTGCGGCCTGGAGACCGCTGGGGTGAGCCAGCCTGGTAGCCCCCGCCAGCCTCGTACTGGACGTCCATGGGGGGTTCGTCATATATGGGGGCCTGATACTCCACAGGGGGCTCCTCGTAGAGGGGGGGCTCATAGGCGTAGCGTGGGGAGGAGGGCTGTGAGTCGCTGGTGGGCTTGCGTGGCTGGGCCAGCAGTGGGGAGCAGCTCCCTAGCTCAGCCCTCTTCAGGAAAGGCGAAGGCCGCCGCTCAGGGAAGAAGACAGGGCCATCAGAGTCCGGGGCAAATGTCTGTAGGCTGGGCGAGTGCTGCCCACCCGAGGGTCTGCGGGAGCGGCTGCCAGGCTGGCTATCGAGGGCATAGCCATTgccctgggaggagaggaagctggGCTCCCGGTCTGCAACTTTGATGAGCATGCGTTCCTTGGTGCCCGAATTCCACCGAAGCGACGaggtcctggggggtggggacaggcacAAGTTACCTGGGGGAGGTCCTGGGG belongs to Ailuropoda melanoleuca isolate Jingjing chromosome 9, ASM200744v2, whole genome shotgun sequence and includes:
- the ARHGAP39 gene encoding rho GTPase-activating protein 39; translated protein: MSQTRDYECESHDAGVQEPRIPGSSTRLEWVEIIEPRTRERMYANLVTGECVWDPPAGVRIKRTSENQWWELFDPNTSRFYYYNASTQRTVWHRPQDCDIIPLAKLQTLKQNTESPRASAENSPGRGSSVSREGSTSSSLEPELDAGEKAQEPSGRASRQATFGALKEESGSSSPPGVFLEKDCEIYRDYNVDGRLLHYRTSSLRWNSGTKERMLIKVADREPSFLSSQGNGYALDSQPGSRSRRPSGGQHSPSLQTFAPDSDGPVFFPERRPSPFLKRAELGSCSPLLAQPRKPTSDSQPSSPRYAYEPPLYEEPPVEYQAPIYDEPPMDVQYEAGGGYQAGSPQRSPGRKPPPFPQSPKQGSASPYQQLVLTRQKCPERFLSLEYSPAGKEYVRQLVYVEQAGSSPKLRAGPRHKYAPNPGGGSLPLQPSPCLLRDQRLGVSSGDYSSMEGPELRHTQPPVQLPQAQDDTMSWSSQQDTMSSTGYSPGTRKRKSRNPSLCHAPSTSSTEGPGDRDLLGEQPLAEERPPCGPSLAPVKRAEGKTGEAEPFLAQARLAWEAQQAHFHMKQRGSWDSQQDGSGYESDGAVPLPMPGPVVRAFSEDEALAQQESKHWQRGALERLAFPQILLEKSVSVQTNLASPEPYLHPSQSEDLGSCAQFESSRQARSVMPSASCVFPTFTLRKPSSETDIENWASKHFNTHTQGLFRRKVSIANMLAWSSESIKKPMIVTSDRHVKKEACEIFKLIQMYMGDRRAKADPLHVALEIATKGWSVQGLRDELYIQLCRQTTENFRLESLARGWELMAICLAFFPPTPKFHSYLEGYIYRHMDPVNDTKVTQHMKALLERNTKKKSKLRKKPKPYVEEPDGVAISTYAKYCYHKLQKAALTGAKKPTSLLKLWYRELEEPLIPHEFYERCIAHYENPEAAVAVVHALPRLNRLVLCYLIRFLQVFVQPANVAITKMDVSNLAMVMAPNCLRCRSDDPRVIFENTRKEMSFLRVLIQHLDTSFMEGVL